The genomic DNA CTACGAAGCGAAAAGCCTAGCTGGACACACTAAGACTGAAATCTGACTCAGACTAGGAGATGTTCTGCTAAAGATGGAGAAGGAGCACCAAATTAAGCTCTCAAGACAAGTACTAACTCCTGCAATCTCAGCCTCCCTTaggtgcctgcagcagcctgacagaAGGCAACAGTTAAGGGCACATCAACTCTACCTTAGGGCTTCTGGCTTTTCCTCTTGAGAAACTTAATGGTGATTAAAAACAAGTGCCCATTGGCCTGTCTCAAACCTGAGCTAGCCCACTACTGGCTAAGATTAACTCATAGCAGTAGCCCACTGctagaaaaaaaagcctcactTGTCCAGAAAGTACCACTCATAGAGCATacatgagagaagaaaagctgttcAACATTACAGACTGGAACAAAAACCTCAGCAACACTCCTTCATAGTTTGAGCAGCCTGTAACAGCTGGAGCACCCAACAGAGggagcaaaatgaaaaaaaaaataatttattcaacATCTCTGCTCTTTTGGGAGGTTTTCTCTTAATGTGGTACCAGAATGGCACACTGCTTCACACTTGAAAAAATCCAAGCGCTGCATCTCTCTcattttgtttaagaaaaaatagtCATAGTCAGACAGGGGTCTTCCCTTGCCCCTGTGCCTACCCATAGTCATTTCTCAGTCACATGTGAGGCTGTTCTCTTCACCACAACCACCTTCTCTACAGGGAATTCGTAATCAAGAGCATCTCCTGAGAAAGGGAAACCTGTTCATGGTGAGCCCAAGGCGTCCTGGACACTTTACCCACACACTCCATTTGGGCTTCAGCAAACTTCCTGAGTTCCCCTCGGCTGCTCAAAGAGGGAATCCTCCTTGAGCTCAGCCATTATGAAGGTGTCAGATTGTGGCATAACTCCTTTATCCCAAAACTGACTGCTTTTCAAATTAATCCCCTTCTCAACTTCACTTATGACTGGACTTGCAAGCACagccaagaaaataaacatgtcCAGCCATCACCAGTGCCCCTTTCTGACACACTTCTGAGCACAAGAGAAATGAACTTTTCCACTGTGAATCCAGGCTTAGTGACAGCacttattttaattacttctcTTTAAATCTTTTGGAAGTAATCCACAGAGCTGGCAAGCCAAAAGTCACTTCAGGGAGtaaatagatattttatttgatctggttaggaataaaataatttatatatataggGCACAAGTTCAGGGCTATGGTTGTTACTGTCCATGGAGATTAGAGTAGAAAGGCGAGATAAATGCATTCAAAAGCAGTTACTATTTTAGCTGACAGTCCCCTACAGCCTTCTATTTCATCTTCCAACACAAATACCATCTCTAGAGGACGGAAACCGCTGCATGAGTGTTAGAAGCCACCACGCACATGAGAATAAAGGAAGCAACACAGCTCTCCTCCTTTGCCAGGGATTCCTCATGGCCCGGAaacttttaactttttctgAGTTAGACGCAAACAAAGCAGTACTGAATAATATCGTAAATCAAAGAGGTTTTTCTGTTAAGGGCTTGGCgagcagagccaggaggctACAAAACGCACCACAAGAACTGCAGTAATCTCCCGGCAGGGCCCTCGCTGCCCAAAACCGATGACAAACAGGGCTCACGCCGAGCGGGGCTCGCGCCGAGCGGGGCTCGCGCCGAGCGGGGCTCGCGCCGAGCGGGGCTCGCGCCGAGCGGGGCTCGCGCCGAGCGGGGCTCGCACCGAGCGGGGCTCACACCGAGCGGGCCCCCCGGGCCGAGCCGCCCCCCGGTCCCGGCCGAGCGAGCCGCGGGCCCCTTCCCGCGGCGGCCCGGGCGCGGGGCAGCGCCAGGCGCGCTCCGGGCCGCAGCGGCCgcagcgcggggccggggggcggcAGGCTGCGGCCGTCCTCGGCGCGGGAACACCCCGGGGAAGGGCCCggcgccgcccccggcccgccccgctccgcccccgcccgccgcgtACCTCGGGTGTCGGCGGGGATCGGCATCGGAGCcggcgcggccgggccgccCTCGGGCCCCGGCGGGAGCCGCTGCCCGGCGCACATCGACTTCAGCACCTGGAACACGGCGAGCGGCGCCACGTTCATGCGCAGCAGGTCCAGCAGCACCCTGCGGGGGAGACACCCGGCACCGGGAGCACCCGTCAGAGGGGACTCCGGCGGCACCGGCGGCTCCCGCGGGCACCGCCCCCGCCGCTCACCGGAACACCTCCGGGTCCAGCCCGCTGCCCGCCGCCTGCGCCAGCTCGAACAGTTCCGCCTCCTCCGcgctcagcagctgcttccgCCGCAGCCGCGTCTCCGCCATCGCCGCCGTTGCCGCCATTCCCGCCGCCCCCTCCGACATGGCtgcgcggccccgcccctcacggcccggccccgcccaccgccggcccggccccgccccctcactgtccggccccgcccctcactgtccggccccgcccctcacggcccgGCCCTGCTGCTCCCGGCGCGGCCGGCAGGCGGCAGCCGCGCTCCAGCCGCGCCCCGCGTAGTGACCGCGGCCGTGTGCAGGGCTCGGTGTGCGGTGTGCGGGGTCTGCTGCGCGGTGTGCAGTGTGCACTCTCCGGTGTGCGGGGTCAGCTGTGCGGTGTGCACTCTCCGATGTGCGGGGGCCGGTGTCCCGTATCCGCCCCGCTGccctctgagcagggcaggaccCAGCGAGGGCCGCTGAGCGCGCAAAGGGCAGCGCGGCACCTTCGGGTGCGGAGATGCCGTGAGGCCTCGCGGAGCTACGGGGAACCCGCGTTCTCGTCCGCACCTTCCCCTGGGccgggcagcagctgccccgAACGCGCTGCAGCCCCCGAGCCCAGAGAGCATCTGGCCTTGCATGGGGAAGGAAACTGGAAATTTGGGTCTTGAGTGGCACCGTGTCGAAGAGCTGTCAAACTGAGATTGGAATTCTTCTATCTAAATGGAAATGAGCTGTCGCCATCAGGGAGGGATGGTCCGTcgctgctgtccccagcacacacaggccCTGGAGCTGTGGTGTTAAtgtagagcagagcagagggtcACTGTGTTCTCCCGGCATTGCCATGAGAgaccccatcccatccctcaccAAGCCACTGGAGACACATGCTCCCACTCCACATTCCAAGCAACCTGAGGGTCTGTCAAAAGGTGACCTCATTACCCTGCATCATGCCTGGGATGTTTTGGGGAGGGAGACAGCCACACCACCAGCAAGGCACTGGGATGGTCTCACTTGGAAGATCAAAGAATCctaggtttgggttggaaggtcATATAGTCCAACCTCCTGttgtgagcagggacatctttaattagatcaggttgctcaaagtcctGTCCtacctggccttgaatgtttACACACATGGGACTTCTACTCTAGGCAACCTGTATCAGGGTTTTACCACCCACACTGTAAAATACTTCTTATATCTTATCTAAATCGATGTTCCTTTAGCTTAAAACAATCTCCCCTTCTACATGCCTGACCATGCTGGTTTGGAGACAGGCATCCAAAATTGtgcaaggaaaaggagagaactGCTCACAGGTCTAGACTCAAAATTAGGTGCAGAGATGTCTTGGGACAATTTCCAAACAGGACACCAGGAGCAAGTAAGTGGTTTGGAAGGATGCAGGGAACCATACTGAAGGGACTGGGTGAGGGCGGTCTCCAAGTCAGAAGTTGAAACTTGTCCTTCGGGTCAAACATTTGGTCCATAGGAAAAGATTAGAGGAAGTATTCAGCTGAGCCATGTCTGTGCCAGTGCACGTGTGCCATCTATGTGCTACCCTGCACATTCCATTGGCAGCCTGAAGGGATCAGGAGCaaatttctctcctttgctCTAAActctggcagctgagctgttgAGTTATCGGATCCTCCTGTAGATTGCTGTGGTTAGAGGCAAAACACAGGCCACAGCATTCTCAGGGATACTGAAGTAATTTAAGCACCCCTGTCAGGGCTGGGGTTTAAAACTAATCACTAGGTTTGGGCTTCAAGGAATTTCTCCAGGCCAGAGGGGCAGGAAAGAGGCATGGATGACAATGTGAGGGTTTAACCCAGTCCCACAAGGATCAGTTGCTGGCTCTCTCCAGCTTCTGAGGTACTTAGGAGCCTTGATGACTTGTGCTAGGATGGCTGACATGAGGCTTGGCACTAACCAGAGGGCTTCATTTCTAGCAGGTGGGAGACATTAGGGACAGAATTCAGTGAACACACTCCAGCTTCCCACGTGGGCAAGCTCCAGTTCCACCCTCTATCAGTGTTTTATCCCTCGTGGTTGCCTCCATCCTGCAAAAACTACATATTTTCATAGAATCGTAgagtggtttgtgttggaaaggaccttaaagatcatcttgttccaatatcctgccatgagcagggacacttccctATCCCAGATTGCTTCAAGCCCCATCTATCCTGGCCTAGAACACTTTTTGTGGGATGAacagctacagcttctctgggcaacctgtgccagggcctcaccaccctctcaagccaagaatttcttcttatCTCTTCTAAACCTGcactctttcagtttaaaaccatccccctccttgtcctgtcagtgcaggcccttgtccaaagtccctctccagctctcctgaagACCCTGagggcactggaaggggctttaAGGTCTCCTTGGAGTCCTGTCCTCTCCAGGCTTAACAGCCTGAATTCCTTCAGCCTGTCTTCATGGGAGACAGCCGTGTGAGCATCATTTTGTTCAGTGAGGTCCTGTGCAGGGGTAACAGCCTCAAGCTGACCCATAACCAGGCAGTGGCACAaggccagggctgcaccagCTCAGCCCCAACACCGTGCACgagctgttcccagcagtgctaatccaattacaaaacaaaCTTCCTTCCTCCATTATCAGGACCTGCAGTATGCTAAACCAGCCCAGCGATTATGGAGGGCTTAGTGAGGGACTAGCGATCAGGCGATGAATGACAGAGCTGTTTCAAGTACTGGGAGGAGGGATACACAGCACAGGCAGTTGGGAGGACAAGGGGGGATTGCTGGGACAAGGGGATTAGGAATTACTATAAACAAAGGTCTTTGGTCTAACTTTCTGCTCCCAACAGGGTTAACCTTAAAGCCACATAAGGCTGTTCATGCTCTTGTCTCTCCTGGGGATAAGCATCCCCATGAATGGGGACCCCTGTCACCTCTCTAACCCTGCTCAATGTCCGCCCTCACCCACCCCATTCCCAAACAATGCTCACTTCAGTCACAGGATGGCAAGGCAGCACTAAAACACCCTTTTTCAAGAGAAATTCAGTTCACATTTTCTGGGGAGCTGTTCACCTCCCACCGAGGATGCTAGGACTGGAGTCGTGTATTTTTGGTGGTCAGGACAAAGGAAGGGGTTATTTCCCTTTATTTAGCATTGGTGAGACCACACCTGGATA from Sylvia atricapilla isolate bSylAtr1 chromosome 13, bSylAtr1.pri, whole genome shotgun sequence includes the following:
- the LOC136367150 gene encoding mitotic-spindle organizing protein 2B-like, yielding MSEGAAGMAATAAMAETRLRRKQLLSAEEAELFELAQAAGSGLDPEVFRVLLDLLRMNVAPLAVFQVLKSMCAGQRLPPGPEGGPAAPAPMPIPADTRGRNKTSSAVSGSQILAERSSREGSAQRMPRQPSASRMQKAAASGKSSGGGNST